Proteins from a genomic interval of Symmachiella macrocystis:
- a CDS encoding BatA domain-containing protein, with product MSFLSGIFLWALPLVAVPVLIHLFNRRRREVVQWGAMQFLSDSLTKKRRIMRVDDLILMLLRALAILMIVAALAQPMVQSQWFGSTAGRDVVIVIDTSLSMSRELDQGTVFDRAIERANDLLAELSDGDSVRVLLAGNRPHWLTSSAAVVDSATTDQLKHALSELEPTLATADLFSAVQMAADAVPASSATSRTIAVLTDGSRHGWQSDATAAWTGVERLIEQTAIPTVVNVLELADVDTEWTNISVDQLQTSRKLVGVEDEFTVRAVLTNRGPQPTAAMLLNWESDGEPLGVSSIEPLAPGQSVTIPFQHEIEEAGVSSIQCRIDGSDNLNADNVGSLVVEAVERVPLLILRPQDDEINGRSESSYLLAALGQVQSIDDDDEQAISVFQPTVAQFDELESLRLSDYYAVVMADVPQLSDETTEQLSDYVRSGGGLWIALGEQADAETYNTLLYQEGQGVAPLLLEEPTGDANNRDKFDMVHPPEAEHVATELLGDTQRLDVDEVKIYRRHQFRNPGSDSGISVLLRSDRGAILAAEKYSGEGRVIAQCMPVGLSWSNLPLCQVYVPMVHEWLWYLSEPAVAKRNLQPGEPLLFSQDVGQKESTALLQPPVGEPIELLPELTDRHEVFEYHRAFLPGNYLLTVNPGANSEVLVPFYVQRDAAESDLTLLDEPQHALLAQAGGLRFTEELLSVPAGQTVEIRREPIWSLLLTAFLLFIVVEMLISAWSTNRRYAYRAAPTV from the coding sequence ATGAGTTTTCTGAGTGGCATATTTCTGTGGGCGTTGCCGTTGGTCGCGGTTCCGGTGTTGATCCATCTGTTCAATCGCCGCCGCCGCGAAGTCGTGCAGTGGGGGGCCATGCAGTTTTTGTCCGACAGCCTCACAAAAAAGCGGCGGATCATGCGAGTCGATGACTTGATCCTCATGCTGTTGCGGGCGCTGGCGATCTTGATGATCGTGGCGGCGCTCGCCCAACCGATGGTGCAATCCCAATGGTTCGGCAGTACAGCGGGGCGGGATGTGGTGATTGTCATCGATACGTCGCTGTCAATGTCGCGAGAACTCGACCAGGGAACTGTGTTCGACCGGGCGATTGAACGGGCGAATGACCTGTTGGCCGAACTGAGCGACGGAGATTCAGTGCGGGTGTTGCTTGCGGGAAATCGTCCGCACTGGTTGACCTCCTCCGCCGCGGTGGTTGATTCCGCTACGACCGACCAACTCAAGCATGCACTCTCTGAATTGGAGCCTACGTTAGCCACAGCCGATCTGTTTTCCGCGGTTCAAATGGCCGCTGATGCTGTGCCGGCGAGCAGTGCGACTTCGCGAACCATCGCCGTCTTGACCGACGGTAGTCGGCATGGTTGGCAAAGCGACGCAACGGCCGCTTGGACCGGCGTAGAACGACTCATCGAGCAAACCGCGATTCCCACGGTGGTGAACGTGTTGGAATTGGCGGATGTTGATACCGAATGGACGAACATTTCGGTGGACCAGTTACAAACCTCAAGAAAATTAGTCGGCGTCGAGGACGAATTCACCGTACGGGCGGTGCTGACCAATCGTGGTCCGCAACCGACTGCGGCTATGTTGCTGAATTGGGAGTCCGACGGCGAGCCATTGGGCGTCTCCTCCATTGAGCCGCTCGCGCCCGGTCAGTCGGTCACGATTCCTTTCCAACACGAGATCGAAGAGGCCGGCGTCAGTTCCATTCAATGTCGCATCGACGGCAGCGACAACTTGAACGCCGATAACGTCGGCTCGCTGGTGGTCGAGGCGGTCGAGCGAGTGCCGTTGTTGATTCTGCGGCCGCAAGACGACGAGATCAACGGCCGCAGCGAATCGAGTTATTTGCTGGCGGCTCTGGGCCAAGTTCAATCGATTGACGACGACGATGAGCAGGCGATTTCCGTCTTCCAACCAACCGTTGCCCAATTCGACGAATTAGAATCGTTGAGATTGAGCGATTATTACGCGGTCGTGATGGCCGATGTCCCACAATTGTCCGACGAGACCACCGAACAGTTGTCGGACTATGTGCGCAGCGGCGGCGGGTTGTGGATCGCGCTCGGTGAACAGGCCGATGCGGAGACCTACAATACTCTGCTGTATCAGGAGGGCCAAGGCGTCGCGCCGTTACTGCTAGAAGAGCCGACGGGCGATGCGAACAATCGCGACAAATTTGACATGGTCCATCCCCCCGAAGCTGAGCATGTCGCTACGGAATTGTTGGGCGATACGCAGCGATTGGATGTCGACGAAGTCAAAATCTATCGCCGCCACCAATTTCGCAATCCGGGATCCGACAGTGGAATCTCGGTGTTATTGCGTTCCGACCGTGGAGCGATTTTGGCGGCCGAAAAATACTCAGGCGAGGGGCGTGTGATCGCCCAGTGCATGCCGGTCGGGTTGAGTTGGAGCAATCTGCCGTTGTGCCAAGTCTATGTGCCGATGGTGCACGAATGGCTGTGGTACCTCTCCGAACCGGCGGTCGCCAAACGCAATCTGCAGCCGGGCGAACCGCTCCTGTTTTCTCAGGATGTCGGGCAAAAGGAATCGACGGCGTTACTGCAGCCGCCGGTCGGTGAGCCGATCGAGTTGTTACCCGAATTGACCGACCGCCATGAAGTTTTCGAATATCACCGCGCCTTTCTGCCGGGCAATTACTTGCTAACGGTTAATCCCGGGGCCAATTCCGAAGTCCTAGTGCCTTTTTATGTTCAACGAGATGCCGCTGAATCGGATTTGACGCTACTGGACGAACCACAACACGCACTCTTGGCCCAAGCGGGCGGACTACGATTTACCGAGGAGTTATTATCGGTGCCGGCGGGGCAGACTGTGGAAATCCGCCGTGAGCCGATTTGGAGTCTGTTGTTGACGGCGTTTTTGCTGTTCATCGTTGTGGAGATGTTGATTTCCGCTTGGTCGACCAACCGGCGGTACGCATACCGTGCGGCGCCGACCGTGTGA
- a CDS encoding DUF58 domain-containing protein, with protein MSTAPNGIELLDSEALGKVGNLELLSTNVVDGVLSGLHRSTLKGGCFEFAEHRAYSAGDEIRLIDWRVYAKSDRYYIKQFEEETNLQAVMVVDASGSMQYGHSTVSKLDYARMACACLSRLMLRQRDAVGIALIDQKMRQYIPPRAHAHHLQAILDALRRNEAGGMTSLAGNLQEVARRIKRRGLIVIFSDCFGELEPLKKAIHHLRLRGHEVLIFHVLAPEERTFPFDRFSQFECFEEDGLRIDLDPPSVRKAYLERMRVYLEDLQESCARLACDYVPLSTEDNLGDTLAYYLNRRAARIKK; from the coding sequence ATGTCAACCGCGCCGAACGGTATTGAGCTTTTGGATTCCGAAGCCTTGGGCAAGGTCGGGAACTTGGAATTGTTGTCGACGAATGTCGTCGATGGCGTCTTGTCTGGGTTGCATCGTTCGACGCTCAAAGGGGGCTGTTTCGAATTTGCCGAGCACCGCGCCTATTCCGCCGGCGATGAAATCCGCCTGATCGATTGGCGGGTCTATGCCAAGAGCGATCGCTATTACATTAAGCAATTCGAAGAAGAGACGAATCTGCAAGCGGTGATGGTGGTCGACGCCAGTGGGTCGATGCAATACGGGCATTCAACGGTCTCGAAACTGGACTACGCGCGAATGGCATGCGCCTGTTTGTCTCGACTGATGTTACGGCAGCGCGACGCGGTTGGGATTGCCTTGATTGATCAAAAGATGCGGCAATATATTCCTCCGCGAGCGCACGCACATCATTTGCAGGCGATTCTCGATGCTTTGCGCAGGAACGAGGCGGGGGGCATGACCTCGTTGGCGGGGAACCTGCAGGAAGTCGCCCGCCGTATCAAACGCCGCGGTCTGATCGTGATTTTCTCCGACTGTTTTGGGGAATTGGAACCGTTAAAAAAGGCGATCCACCACCTGCGGTTGCGGGGGCATGAGGTGTTAATCTTTCACGTGCTGGCCCCCGAGGAACGGACGTTTCCGTTTGATCGTTTTTCGCAGTTTGAGTGTTTCGAAGAAGACGGCCTGCGGATCGATCTCGATCCCCCCTCCGTCCGGAAGGCCTATTTGGAGCGGATGCGGGTCTACTTAGAGGATCTGCAAGAAAGCTGCGCGCGGCTGGCGTGTGATTACGTGCCGCTCTCGACGGAAGACAATCTGGGAGACACGTTGGCGTATTACCTCAACCGCCGTGCGGCCCGGATCAAGAAATAA
- a CDS encoding AAA family ATPase — protein MTAANETPDVSASPEEIQAVDQLNAQYQHICGQMGGVIVGLEDVVEQTMIAILCRSHCILQGMPGLAKTMLVSTLSSLLHLSFRRIQFTPDLMPADITGTDVLEEDHTTGKRVFRFIKGPLFGNIILADEINRTPPKTQSALLEAMQERQLTIGGDTYPLPDPFFVLATQNPIEQEGTYTLPEAQLDRFIFKIQLGYPSFENEVEICKRATTEYAAETQPVLTAEQLIQMQNVVRKVPVADHVYKFAVTLARMTRPEEGKLPDDLQDMVQWGAGPRASIFLLMAAKARAILHKRYHATASDVAHVALPVLRHRIIPTFNAEAAGVSTDDIIRKLIAQLKPPQARQERSGAAVAGR, from the coding sequence ATGACCGCAGCGAATGAAACCCCGGATGTTTCCGCGTCGCCGGAGGAAATCCAAGCCGTCGACCAATTGAATGCGCAGTACCAACACATCTGCGGACAAATGGGAGGCGTGATCGTTGGGTTGGAGGATGTGGTCGAGCAAACGATGATCGCGATCCTGTGTCGCAGTCATTGCATTTTGCAGGGTATGCCGGGATTAGCGAAAACGATGTTGGTCTCGACGCTCTCGTCGCTGTTGCACCTCTCATTTCGCCGCATTCAATTCACACCCGACCTGATGCCGGCCGACATCACCGGGACCGACGTGTTGGAAGAGGACCACACGACCGGCAAACGGGTGTTTCGATTCATCAAAGGTCCGTTGTTCGGCAACATCATTCTGGCCGACGAAATCAACCGCACCCCGCCCAAGACACAAAGTGCCCTGTTGGAGGCGATGCAGGAACGGCAATTGACCATCGGTGGCGACACCTATCCGCTCCCCGACCCCTTCTTCGTGTTGGCCACACAAAACCCCATCGAGCAAGAAGGGACCTACACGCTGCCCGAAGCACAGTTGGACCGCTTCATTTTTAAGATTCAGCTGGGTTATCCCTCCTTCGAAAACGAAGTCGAAATCTGCAAACGAGCGACGACCGAATACGCCGCCGAGACCCAACCGGTGCTGACCGCCGAGCAATTGATTCAGATGCAAAACGTGGTTCGCAAAGTGCCGGTGGCGGACCATGTTTATAAGTTCGCCGTCACGCTGGCGCGAATGACGCGGCCCGAGGAAGGGAAACTTCCCGATGACCTGCAAGACATGGTGCAATGGGGCGCCGGACCGCGGGCCAGTATTTTCCTCTTAATGGCCGCCAAAGCGCGGGCGATTCTGCACAAACGCTATCACGCGACCGCCTCGGATGTCGCCCACGTGGCACTGCCAGTATTGCGGCACCGGATCATTCCCACCTTCAACGCCGAAGCAGCGGGCGTTTCGACCGACGATATCATTCGCAAACTGATCGCACAATTGAAGCCGCCGCAGGCACGGCAAGAACGTTCAGGTGCTGCCGTGGCGGGGAGGTAG
- a CDS encoding Kelch repeat-containing protein: MKYIMLTLVVLSCSSGVVLAQSDAPNWTKVTDKAAWQPRDSQGEVVFKDQLWVLGGWFGSYEAPPRDVWKSADGKNWSLVDKQAPWKHSDLPMTVVFNDKMWLMGGWYNGRLPGHSASNEVWSTSDGLKWEQVTDNAGWSPRLAAGLVEFKGKMWILGGTENYYFGDEKSLKNDVWSSTDGKTWELATDNAPWSPRAYHAAVVHDGKMWVLGGGNYVPEYSANNDVWCSEDGKNWTQVTAEAPWGPRLWFSAVAYRDRMWVLGGWSNNPSTNLGDVWYSRNGRDWTQLKSEMIWKERHEHSAYVFQDKLWIAGGHARPLNNEVWSLDVSSEWLDDH; this comes from the coding sequence TTGAAATACATCATGCTCACCCTCGTCGTCCTGTCCTGCAGCAGCGGAGTTGTACTCGCGCAAAGTGATGCCCCGAATTGGACCAAGGTCACCGACAAAGCGGCTTGGCAGCCGCGCGACTCGCAAGGAGAGGTCGTCTTCAAGGATCAACTCTGGGTGCTCGGGGGTTGGTTCGGTTCCTATGAAGCGCCGCCCCGCGATGTTTGGAAATCCGCCGATGGGAAGAACTGGTCGTTGGTCGACAAGCAGGCACCGTGGAAACATAGCGACTTGCCGATGACCGTTGTGTTTAACGACAAGATGTGGTTGATGGGGGGCTGGTACAACGGACGCTTGCCCGGCCACTCCGCCAGCAACGAAGTCTGGTCGACGAGCGACGGTTTGAAATGGGAGCAAGTGACAGACAACGCCGGTTGGTCGCCGCGTCTAGCTGCCGGACTTGTCGAATTCAAAGGGAAGATGTGGATTCTGGGCGGCACCGAAAATTATTACTTCGGCGACGAAAAGAGCTTGAAGAACGACGTCTGGTCATCGACCGACGGCAAGACGTGGGAATTGGCCACGGACAACGCCCCCTGGTCGCCGCGGGCGTATCATGCGGCGGTGGTCCACGACGGAAAAATGTGGGTCCTGGGAGGCGGGAACTACGTGCCGGAGTATTCGGCAAACAACGATGTCTGGTGTTCCGAGGATGGCAAGAATTGGACACAAGTCACGGCAGAAGCCCCCTGGGGTCCGCGACTTTGGTTCTCAGCAGTGGCCTATCGCGACCGCATGTGGGTTTTGGGAGGATGGTCCAACAATCCCTCGACGAATCTGGGGGACGTCTGGTATTCGCGAAACGGTCGGGATTGGACGCAATTGAAATCAGAGATGATCTGGAAAGAACGTCACGAACATTCCGCCTACGTGTTTCAGGACAAACTGTGGATTGCCGGGGGACACGCGCGGCCGCTGAATAATGAAGTCTGGTCGCTGGATGTTAGTTCCGAATGGCTCGACGACCATTGA
- a CDS encoding ArsR/SmtB family transcription factor → MISNVIPHDETAVDDSSSDTDAPQLPEQLEKDLVQVFKLLSDETRLRILLYLTQQGELHVTALCDRLGQSQPAVSHHLALLRVAGLIEARRDGKHNFYHVRRQHFYRLMSEAFAGLSGNGEIRFEDFVLTHAEG, encoded by the coding sequence ATGATCTCCAACGTCATCCCCCACGACGAAACCGCTGTCGATGATTCGAGCTCCGACACCGACGCTCCGCAACTTCCCGAGCAGCTTGAAAAAGACTTGGTTCAAGTCTTTAAATTGTTGTCTGACGAAACGCGATTGCGGATTCTGCTGTATCTCACGCAGCAGGGCGAATTACACGTCACCGCATTGTGCGACCGCCTGGGCCAAAGCCAACCGGCTGTCAGCCATCACTTGGCGCTACTCCGCGTCGCTGGATTGATCGAAGCTCGCCGCGACGGAAAACACAATTTCTACCATGTTCGTCGGCAACACTTCTATCGCCTGATGTCCGAAGCCTTTGCTGGTCTGTCGGGCAACGGTGAAATTCGCTTTGAGGATTTTGTCCTCACACACGCAGAAGGCTAA
- the carA gene encoding glutamine-hydrolyzing carbamoyl-phosphate synthase small subunit — MPAAKLALEDGTVFTGENFGAAGEISGEVVFNTSMTGYQEILTDPSYRGQIITMTYPLIGNYGVNPEDVESSGLKLSGFIVRELSRRRSNFRSSAALEDYLAEAGVIGMSGIDTRALVKHIRTAGAMTGVLSTTDLDDDSLVAKAKASPGLVGRDLVNEVIPEKSYNWDEKLSPWANVASTIEKQPASGPQPHVVAIDYGMKWNIPRHLADMNCRVTVVPGTATSAEVLALEPDGVFLSNGPGDPRPLDYAIRTIQELLGKKPIFGICLGQQLLGLATGMEIYKLKFGHRGANQPVMNKQSGCVEITSQNHGFALDAKTMPDDVEVTHVNLNDDTVSGIRHKTHAAFGVQYHPEASAGPHDSRYLFEQFYQTMLDD, encoded by the coding sequence ATGCCCGCCGCCAAACTTGCACTGGAAGATGGGACCGTTTTTACTGGAGAAAACTTCGGTGCCGCTGGAGAAATCTCCGGCGAAGTCGTGTTCAATACCAGCATGACCGGTTACCAGGAAATCCTCACCGATCCCTCCTACCGCGGTCAGATCATCACGATGACCTATCCGCTGATCGGCAACTACGGGGTCAATCCCGAGGATGTCGAAAGCTCCGGATTAAAGCTGTCAGGGTTCATCGTTCGCGAACTCAGCCGCCGCCGCAGTAATTTCCGTTCTTCCGCTGCGCTGGAAGATTACCTCGCCGAGGCCGGTGTGATTGGAATGTCCGGCATCGACACGCGGGCCTTGGTCAAACATATCCGTACCGCCGGCGCCATGACCGGCGTGTTGTCCACAACCGATCTCGACGACGATTCGCTCGTCGCCAAGGCCAAAGCCAGCCCAGGTCTCGTTGGTCGCGATTTGGTCAACGAAGTCATTCCCGAGAAGTCATACAACTGGGACGAGAAACTCTCCCCCTGGGCCAACGTTGCCTCGACGATCGAAAAACAACCAGCAAGCGGACCGCAACCACATGTCGTTGCCATCGACTACGGCATGAAATGGAACATCCCGCGACATTTAGCGGACATGAATTGCCGCGTCACGGTCGTGCCGGGAACTGCCACCAGTGCCGAGGTTTTAGCACTCGAACCAGACGGCGTGTTTCTTTCCAACGGCCCGGGTGACCCGCGACCGCTGGATTATGCAATTCGTACCATCCAGGAATTGCTCGGCAAAAAGCCAATCTTCGGGATTTGCTTAGGGCAGCAATTGCTCGGATTGGCCACCGGGATGGAAATCTATAAGTTGAAATTCGGCCATCGCGGCGCGAATCAACCGGTAATGAACAAACAGTCCGGCTGCGTAGAAATCACCTCGCAAAACCACGGTTTCGCGCTGGATGCCAAAACGATGCCCGATGACGTCGAAGTCACGCACGTGAACCTCAACGACGACACCGTTTCCGGCATCCGCCATAAAACACACGCCGCCTTCGGAGTCCAATACCACCCCGAAGCCTCCGCCGGCCCCCACGACAGCCGGTATCTGTTCGAGCAATTTTATCAAACAATGCTCGATGATTGA
- a CDS encoding ornithine cyclodeaminase family protein has product MFSHEIHCQYYSQEDLLGAGCLDIRMAMQAAEEAIIAFDQGDVIFPDKIVQIFNDETQERINCLPATFKTRKICGVKWVSVFPPNPVKHGIQNLSAVIILSEIEHGFPIAFMEGTLCSNIRVGSMGALAAKHLARQDAETIGFIGAGEQAKMHLIAMKTALPSLKSCYVAAKLPSEEAQFLAEMSPILSDMEIVACDSDLQRAVVDADVIVTATSAQAPLLKADWIKPGAFYSHVGGWEDEFAVAKLCDKIVCDDWETVKHRTQTLSRIYQAGEMTDADIHADLVDVLMGRKPGRENNEERVYFNAVGLAYVDVAIAVAMYERAAEAGMGQDLKIQHEMIFEHAHLKDWVRV; this is encoded by the coding sequence ATGTTTTCTCATGAAATTCACTGCCAATACTACTCCCAAGAAGACCTGCTGGGAGCGGGGTGTTTGGACATTCGCATGGCCATGCAGGCGGCAGAGGAGGCGATCATTGCCTTTGATCAGGGGGACGTAATCTTTCCTGATAAAATCGTGCAGATTTTTAACGATGAAACCCAGGAGCGAATCAACTGCCTGCCGGCGACGTTCAAAACTCGCAAGATTTGCGGTGTGAAGTGGGTGTCGGTCTTCCCGCCCAACCCGGTCAAACATGGCATTCAAAACCTCTCGGCAGTGATCATTCTCTCGGAAATCGAGCACGGATTTCCGATCGCTTTCATGGAAGGAACCCTGTGCTCCAACATCCGTGTGGGGAGCATGGGAGCACTCGCTGCGAAACACTTGGCGCGACAGGACGCGGAAACGATTGGATTCATTGGTGCCGGCGAGCAGGCAAAAATGCATTTGATTGCGATGAAGACCGCCCTGCCCTCGCTGAAAAGCTGTTACGTCGCTGCCAAACTCCCCAGCGAAGAAGCACAATTCCTGGCAGAGATGTCGCCGATTTTATCCGACATGGAAATTGTCGCGTGCGACTCCGATCTGCAGCGGGCCGTGGTCGATGCCGATGTCATCGTGACCGCTACCAGTGCACAGGCACCTTTGCTCAAAGCCGACTGGATCAAGCCGGGAGCGTTCTACAGCCACGTCGGGGGCTGGGAGGATGAATTCGCCGTGGCCAAACTGTGCGACAAAATTGTGTGCGATGATTGGGAGACCGTCAAACATCGCACACAGACCCTCAGCCGCATTTATCAAGCCGGGGAAATGACCGACGCAGACATCCATGCCGATCTGGTTGATGTCTTAATGGGCCGCAAACCGGGACGCGAAAACAACGAAGAGCGGGTCTATTTCAACGCCGTGGGATTGGCCTACGTCGACGTCGCCATCGCCGTCGCCATGTACGAACGAGCCGCAGAAGCGGGCATGGGACAGGATCTGAAGATCCAACACGAGATGATTTTCGAGCACGCGCATTTGAAAGATTGGGTCCGCGTGTGA
- a CDS encoding CBS domain-containing protein: MANEKQNETPFQDPLENYDPPTFDDPIEQALHEETVMAIQSRPYACVPIDTTVEEVLQTLVGEGIACVLIENQGKLMGLVSDRDILEKVALEYDDVKNKSVREVMTASPIYVDESESAASALAVMAVSGYRHVPVVDLKENIVGIVSPQRVTKFLRKCMDDQ; this comes from the coding sequence ATGGCCAACGAAAAACAAAACGAAACGCCCTTCCAAGATCCGTTGGAAAACTATGATCCACCGACATTTGACGATCCCATCGAGCAGGCATTGCACGAGGAAACCGTGATGGCGATTCAGTCACGGCCCTATGCCTGCGTCCCCATCGACACAACCGTAGAGGAAGTGCTGCAAACATTGGTCGGTGAAGGGATTGCTTGCGTTTTGATTGAGAACCAAGGAAAACTGATGGGGTTGGTCAGCGACCGGGACATTCTAGAAAAAGTGGCGCTGGAGTACGACGACGTTAAGAACAAATCAGTGCGGGAAGTGATGACCGCCAGTCCGATCTATGTCGACGAATCTGAATCGGCCGCATCGGCACTGGCAGTGATGGCGGTTAGCGGGTATCGGCACGTGCCTGTCGTAGACCTGAAAGAAAACATCGTAGGTATCGTCAGCCCGCAGCGGGTCACCAAGTTCCTGCGGAAATGCATGGACGACCAATAA
- a CDS encoding CBS domain-containing protein, which yields MGLFENVKNETVSRLAMRPVLTIKTGSTVRDVVEKLREAHLGCAIAVDATGKPQGMFTEAMLRGLLARDPATVNDPIESHLAKTFPWVKTSDPIETVLAAMETKNIRFVVVVDEDGAVAGITGQKGLMEYVAEHFPGEVLVQRVGSTGYPEQREGA from the coding sequence ATGGGGCTATTTGAAAACGTCAAAAACGAGACGGTCAGCCGCTTGGCGATGCGGCCGGTGTTGACGATCAAGACAGGGTCAACAGTCCGCGATGTTGTCGAGAAATTGCGCGAGGCCCACTTGGGCTGCGCCATAGCTGTTGATGCGACCGGAAAGCCGCAGGGCATGTTTACCGAAGCGATGCTCCGCGGTCTGCTGGCGCGGGATCCGGCGACGGTCAATGATCCCATCGAGTCGCACTTGGCAAAGACCTTTCCCTGGGTAAAAACCAGTGACCCGATCGAAACCGTCTTAGCAGCGATGGAAACAAAAAACATACGCTTCGTTGTGGTCGTAGACGAAGACGGCGCGGTCGCCGGAATCACGGGCCAAAAAGGGCTGATGGAGTATGTCGCGGAACACTTTCCCGGCGAGGTGCTCGTGCAGCGCGTCGGATCCACAGGCTATCCCGAACAACGAGAGGGGGCTTAG
- a CDS encoding fasciclin domain-containing protein, whose product MRILLSLSLVGLTWTTAVAGNCPNSRPVQHTSPQRVAYYNPAPPAAAAKKSKQADIVDTAVKAESFKTLVAAVKAAGLVEALKSDGSFTVFAPTDKAFAKLPEGTIANLLKPENKKTLQAILKYHVVAGKVAAKDVVKLSKAKTLQGDDVAIAVAGGKVKVNNANVVKTDIVCSNGIIHVIDAVILPPEKTPEASNTSKAKADVVDTAVAAGSFKTLVAAVKAAGLVETLKGDGPFTVFTPTDKAFAKLPKGTVEDLLKPENREQLQAILTYHVVSGRVMAADVVKLQSAKTVNGESVSIATKDGQVHIDEATVVKADIECANGVIHVIDAVMLP is encoded by the coding sequence ATGCGCATTCTGCTTTCACTTTCACTCGTCGGACTGACCTGGACAACCGCTGTCGCCGGTAACTGCCCCAATAGCCGACCCGTTCAACACACCTCGCCGCAGCGTGTGGCCTACTACAATCCCGCTCCACCTGCCGCTGCTGCCAAAAAGTCGAAACAAGCTGACATTGTCGACACAGCAGTCAAAGCCGAATCATTCAAGACGTTGGTCGCCGCCGTTAAAGCGGCCGGACTTGTGGAAGCACTTAAGAGCGATGGGTCGTTTACTGTATTCGCACCCACCGACAAAGCCTTTGCCAAATTGCCGGAAGGGACAATCGCCAATCTGCTCAAACCGGAGAACAAAAAAACACTGCAAGCGATTCTGAAGTACCATGTGGTGGCCGGTAAAGTGGCTGCGAAGGATGTGGTTAAACTCTCCAAAGCCAAAACGTTACAAGGCGATGATGTGGCAATCGCTGTCGCGGGCGGCAAGGTTAAAGTCAATAACGCGAACGTTGTGAAAACCGACATCGTCTGCAGCAACGGTATCATTCACGTGATCGATGCCGTGATTTTGCCTCCTGAGAAGACTCCGGAAGCATCGAATACGTCTAAAGCCAAAGCAGATGTTGTAGATACCGCTGTTGCCGCTGGGTCGTTTAAGACGCTGGTTGCTGCCGTCAAAGCGGCAGGCTTGGTGGAAACACTCAAAGGGGACGGCCCGTTTACGGTCTTCACACCCACGGATAAAGCTTTTGCCAAATTACCGAAGGGGACTGTGGAAGACCTGCTCAAACCGGAAAACCGTGAACAGTTGCAAGCGATTTTGACCTACCACGTCGTTTCTGGTCGCGTCATGGCTGCGGATGTTGTGAAGTTGCAGTCGGCCAAGACGGTCAACGGCGAATCGGTTTCGATCGCCACCAAAGATGGCCAAGTTCACATCGATGAGGCAACGGTTGTCAAAGCCGACATCGAATGTGCGAACGGCGTGATCCACGTAATCGACGCAGTCATGTTGCCGTAG
- the smpB gene encoding SsrA-binding protein SmpB produces the protein MGKKSKKSKKKKSTEDPNFKTIARNRKARHQYEILDEMECGIVLQGSEVKSARGGKVSLDEAYGRVQGNEVYLVGCDIAEYPQANLMNHEPKRTRKLLLHRREISKFAEAASQNGLTLVPTAMYFKKGVAKVKLATARGRKLHDKRDKLKKDTAQMEIRRAMTHRR, from the coding sequence ATGGGCAAAAAGAGCAAAAAAAGTAAAAAGAAAAAATCGACCGAGGATCCGAATTTCAAAACGATCGCCCGCAACCGTAAAGCGCGGCATCAGTATGAGATCCTGGACGAAATGGAGTGCGGCATCGTCCTGCAGGGGAGCGAAGTCAAAAGCGCGCGAGGAGGCAAGGTCTCGTTGGACGAGGCCTATGGCCGGGTGCAAGGGAACGAAGTCTATCTGGTCGGCTGTGATATCGCGGAGTACCCGCAAGCCAATCTCATGAATCACGAGCCAAAGCGGACGCGCAAGCTGTTGTTGCATCGCCGCGAGATCAGCAAATTCGCCGAAGCTGCCAGCCAAAATGGCCTAACACTCGTCCCCACGGCCATGTATTTCAAGAAGGGTGTCGCCAAAGTCAAACTGGCCACTGCCCGTGGACGCAAACTGCACGACAAGCGGGATAAGCTTAAAAAGGATACCGCGCAGATGGAAATCCGCCGAGCGATGACGCACCGCCGGTAG